GCGATTGCAGCAACTGATTAATTCCCATCCAGTCATGCTATTTATGAAAGGAAGTCCTGAAGCACCTGAGTGTGGATTTAGCCAGAAAGTCGTTGATATTTTGAAGAATGAAAATGTAAAGTTTGGAAGTTTTGACATTTTATCTGATAATGAGGTAAGAGAGGGGTTGAAGAAGTTCTCTAACTGGCCAACTTTTCCTCAAATCTATTGCAAAGGAGAGCTTCTTGGTGGATGTGACATAGCAATTGCAATGCATGAAAGTGGTGAGCTAACAGAAGTTCTTAGAGATAACGGAGTTGATACTAACGGTTCCAAGAAGGTGGAAGTTAGTGAAGGAGGAAGTGGGAAGGGAGGCATATCGGAATCCACTGGTGTGAATGTCAACCTAACTTCTCGTCTAGAAAGCTTAATCAATTCAAGCGCAGTTATGCTGTTCATGAAGGGAAAACCCGATGAGCCCAAATGTGGTTTCAGTAGAAAGGTAGTTGATATCCTTCGTGAAGAAAATGTGAATTTTGAGAGTTTCGATATTCTCTCAGATGATGAAGTACGTCAGGGCCTGAAAGTTCATTCAAATTGGTCTAGTTACCCGCAACTGTATATTAAAGGTGAACTGATCGGTGGATCAGACATCGTGTTGGAGATGCAGAAAAGCGGAGAGCTCAAAAGGGTTTTGGTTGAGAAAGGGATTTCTCCAAAAGAAACTCTTCAAGATCGTCTCAGGAGTTTGATCACGTCTTCACCAGTAATGCTTTTCATGAAAGGTTCCCC
This region of Mercurialis annua linkage group LG1-X, ddMerAnnu1.2, whole genome shotgun sequence genomic DNA includes:
- the LOC126664932 gene encoding monothiol glutaredoxin-S17, yielding MAGGGGSVKDLKSKAELDTLNNGGAPVILHFWASWCDASKHMDQVFSHLSTDFPHAHFLRVEAEEQAEISEEFSVSAVPFFVFFKDGKKVDSLEGADPSSLANKVAKVAGSVSSGESAAPASLGMAAGASVLETIKELAKENGPTPVSSKVQPSHDALEKRLQQLINSHPVMLFMKGSPEAPECGFSQKVVDILKNENVKFGSFDILSDNEVREGLKKFSNWPTFPQIYCKGELLGGCDIAIAMHESGELTEVLRDNGVDTNGSKKVEVSEGGSGKGGISESTGVNVNLTSRLESLINSSAVMLFMKGKPDEPKCGFSRKVVDILREENVNFESFDILSDDEVRQGLKVHSNWSSYPQLYIKGELIGGSDIVLEMQKSGELKRVLVEKGISPKETLQDRLRSLITSSPVMLFMKGSPDAPKCGFSSKVVNALQEDGVSFGSFDILSDAEVRQGLKDFSNWPTFPQLYSKGELIGGCDIIMELKNNGELKSTLSE